The window ACGACTACGCGATGCAGAACGTCGCCGACCACGTCGACGTCGAGGTGAAGATCATCGCCCGCGAGGGCATCTCCGAGACGCGCGAGTGGACGTTCCAGTGTCAGGGCTGCGGGCGGGAGTTCGACGAGCACCGGGATCGGTGTCCGATCTGCGGGACGGAGCTGGCGCGGAAGAACCCCGCCTGACGGGATCGGAGGGGTGTTTGTGCGTTCTCGCCGCGAGCTATCCGACCAGCCCCGTCGTCGTCGCGTAGACGGCCGCGAACTGGACGGTGTTGAACAGCCCGTGGACGACAGCCGGGACCACGAGGTTCTCGCTCTTCTCGTAGACGACCCCGAGGACGCCGCCCAGAACGAGGACGGTCCCGAGCGTCGCGAGCAGGCCGTCGCCGCTGTAGGAGGAGAGATGCACCGCGGCGAAGACGGCGCTCGCGGCTGCGACGGCGATGGGCGTCCCGTAGGCTCGCCGGAACTGCCCCTGGACGATCCCCCGGAAGATCAGCTCCTCGGTGGGCCCGACGAGCAGGATCGTCACCGGGATCAGATACAGGAAGTAGACCGGCTGGCCGCTCCCCTGGTCGACGATGGCGCTGTCTGCGCCCTGGATGCCCAGGGCACCGAGCACCGCGGTAGCGCCGACGTACAGTGCGAGCAGCCCGGCGAAGCCGCCGACGAGCCACTTCAGATCGCGGCGGGTCGGGTAACGCGTCGGAACCAGATCCGTCTGGTCGGTCACGACGAGGTAGCCGACGCCCGCGACGCCGAAGCCGACGAACTGGAACGCGCTCTGCAGCGCCAGCCCGAGCGCGCTCTCGCGGCCGATTCCCGCGGCGTCGAGGAGCGGATAGCCGAGCGAGACGGCGATCGATGCCACCAGCACGACGAGGAGCACGACGACGAGCGCGCCGCCGATCGCGCGGAGGTGCGTCCGCGGGTCGTCGATCGGGAGCGAGCGGGCGTCCGAGGCCATTGATCGCTTCGAGGTACGGCATCGGCGCGAATAGGGATACCGGTCCCGTGGCGTCGGATCGGGGTCGCCGCCGCGTCCGCGCGTCGGGACGTCTTTCATCGTCGCCGCCGTACCGTCTCCCATGACGACTCACTGTGAGGTCTGTGACCGCCCGCTCGTTCGGGTGGCGGTCCCGTCAGATCTCCGCGAGCACGCCCCCGAAGGGGCCGCGACGGTCGGGACCTGTCCGCGCTGTCTCCGCACGTATCCGACCGCGGACGACGAGGGTTCGGAACCGGACGGGGAGGCGAAGCTTCCGGCGGCGATTCCGGACGGCGACGGTGGCGTCGCGCTGCTGCTCGCGCTCGCGCTCCTCGACTCGCTGGCGACGAACCGCGCGGCGATCCAATCGCTCGTCGAGCACGCGGAGGCGTCGGGGGCGGACGTCTTCCTGACGCTGGATCGACTCGCCGCCGACGAGTCCGTCGACCCCCACGTCGACCTGGAGCGTCGCCGCCGACAACTCGTGTCGCTGCTCGATTAGTGACGAGTAACCTGACTCGGTAGGGACGGTGATAGTGATCCCTCTAGGAAAAGCTCCGGAGATAGCGGGGAAAGAATAAAACTCGGTAGAGGTGTACTCGTATATATGAAGGACATCGAGGAGAGTCCGATCACTCGGAACGGGAATTCGTTGATCCTCGCGTACGATCACGGTACCGAACACGGGCCGGTGGATTTCGAGCCGATGCCCGCGAGCGCGGATCCCACGCACGTGTTCGACGTTGGGCGGCACGACGCGGTGACGGCGATCGCGCTACAGAAAGGCCTCGCCGAGTACTACCGGCTGTGGGAGACGGAGAACGACGTCGAGGGCGGGGCACCGCTACTCGTCAAGTTGAACGGCAACTCGAATCTCGCCGCACGCGAGGACTACTACTCGCCGAAGCAGTGTTCCGTGCGGTACGCCGTCGAAGAACTCGACGCTGCCGCGATCGGGTACACGATGTACGCGGGGTCGGTCCACGAAGACGAGATGTGGACGGATTTCCGTGAGGTGCAAGAGGCAGCGCGGGACTACGGCGTCCCGGTGGTGTTGTGGAGTTACCCGCGTGGACGGGGGATCCAGGAGAACGAGGAGTACACTGGGCAGACGGACCCGGACGTCGTCGCGTACGGCGCTCGCCTGGGTCTCGAACTCGGCGCCGACGTGGTCAAGTGCAAGTACCCGGGGAGCCAGGAGGGGTGGCAGGCGCTCGAAGACGTCGTGGGCGAGTTGAAGACGGTGATGAGCGGCGGATCGAAACGCAGCGACGAGGCGTTCCTCGACGACGTGTCCTCGACGCTCGAAGTCGGCGGGAACGGACTTGCGGTCGGGCGAAACATCTTCCAGCGTGAAAACCCCGAACCACTGCTGGACAAACTCGAAACCGTGATATTCGAGGACGAATCCGCTTAAGCCCGTTCGCACCGTTTGCGTCCCTTTGTCGGGAGGTTCTTGGAACCCACCTTTTGCGCTGCGGACCGGCTTTGCCGGTCCTCGTCTACGGCCAGCGAGACGGCTTTGCCGTCTCGCGCTGGCAAAAGCTGGATCAAAAGCACTGCGAGCCTCCCGTTGGTCGGCTCTTGGCCTCGCCGCCGGCGAGTCATCCGGCAATCTGCCGGGCTCTTCGAGCCGTCACCAGAAATCTCCGATTTCCGGTTGGCGAACGAGAGCTCCGATCTCGTTAACGCTCGGTCGTCGGGTGACAGCTCCGAGGATTGCCCGATAGCTCTCGCTGTCCTGATAATGATTACTCTCGTCTCTTCCCGCCGAGCGCCGGCAACGGGGGGTAGCGCCCGGTGGTGAAAAGTGAGAGTAATCCTAACGAGTGGTTGCTCAAACGTAATTACAGGGCCATTCGAAACGAATTAGCTACGTAACTGAGCCTGCGTGTTGGGCATCCGCGAGCGGAGCGAGCGGTTCACCGACGGAGCCGCCGAAGGCGGCGGAGTCGGACGCTTTTTGGTCCAGCTTTTTGCAACGAGCGGTGCGCCGAAGGCGCACCCGAGTCAGCAAAAAGGTGGGTGTTAGACGCCGGTCGAGTACCGCAGGATGCCGGCGATGCCGCCGAAGGCGTCGTGGAGCTGCTCGCCCTTCTCGAAGTCGGTCGAGATGAACTTCGTCTCGGTGCCGCGCTGTTCGGCGATCGACATCAGGTGGTCGATCACGTCGTCGCGGTCGACCTTCTCTGCCTCCTCGCCGCACTCGCTACAGACGTGGTCGGGGTCGCTGTGACGGCTGTCGACCACTTCGTACTCCTCGTGACCGTTCGGACACTCGTAGATCACGACGTCCGAGCGCAGGTCCTCCGAGAGGAGGAGGCGGTCGACCGAACCCATCATCAGGTTCTTGCGAGTCGGACCGAACCCGTAGGTCGCCTCCTCGCCGGTGTGGAGGTTCTCGAAGAACTCCTCCATCTCGGCTTTGTCCTTCATCACCTCCTGGTCGGCGAGGACGTCCTGGGCGGCGTCGACGAGGTCGTGGAGGCCGGACTCGTCGGTGTAGGAGACGTCGAACTTCCCGACGACGAGGTCCTGTAGCTCGTGGTGGAGGTAGTCGCCGTCGAGGAACTCGTCTTTCGTCGGCGAGGGGCCGCCGACGAGGATGCCGTCCATCTCGTGGCGCTTCGGGACGAAGAGGTCGTCGGCCATCCCGGCGATCTCCTGATAGAAGTTGTCGATCGCCTCCAACCGTAGGCGGGCGAACCGCTGGGCCGACTGGCCACCCTTTCGCTGCTTGCCGGGGACGAGCGACGAGGCAGACTTCACCGGCTCGACGCGCTTGCCCTTCAGCCAGCCGACGTTCGCCTCCCGGCGGTCGAGGACGATCAGGCCGAAGAGGCCCTTGTCGGTCAGCATGTCCTCCAGCGGCTGGGTGAGGAAGTTCGAATCGCAGTGGTAGCGGAACGACTGGACCGGCTCCGGCGGGCTCTCTAAGGTCCGCGTGACCATATCGGTCTGGCCGCCGCCGGCGTCGACCGCGCCCGAGAAGATGACGATGCCGTTGTCCGGGGGGTAGGTGTCGTAGTAGCGGAGCCGGTCCTTGATCGACGTCAGCGCGTCCTGGACGTTCGTCCGGGTCTGCTTGGACTTGATGTTGGACGCCTCCGAGTGCTCCTGGGTGACGTGGGCCACGACGTCGGAGATCTGCTTGTCCGGGGGGATGTAGATGGTGACGAGCTGCGTGCCGGAACCCTCGTACTCTTTGAGTTCCTCGATGACCTTCCGGAACTCGTACTTCCGGCGGTCGTCGCTCATCTCTTCGGCGTCGGTACTCATTATGGGGTATTGGCCCTCCAGTGGGTAAGTAACCTACGACTGGGCACCGACGACCGTCGCCGAGCCCTCGATTTCCCGGACAGATTTATAAGCTCAACGCGGGAGTCACGGAACGAACCTATGGGACGTGTGTACGCAGTCGTCAGTTCGAAGGGGGGTGTCGGCAAGACGACGACGGCGGCGAACCTCGCCGCCACGCTGGCCGCCGCGGGCGAGCGCGTCGCCGTCGTCGACGGCGACCTGGGGATGGCGAATCTCGCGGGCGCGCTCGGCGTCTCCGTCGGAGACGTGACGATTCACGACGTGCTGGCCGGCGCCAGCGAGGTCGAGGAGGCGATTTACGAGGGCCCGCACGGGTTGGCCGTCCTTCCCGGATCGTCCGACCTCGACGCGTTCTCGCGCGCGGACCCGGAGCGGATCGAGGGCGTCCTCGACGACCTCCGGGCCGACTACGAGTACGTCGTCCTCGACACCGGCGCCGGACTCAGCAACGACACCGTGGTCCCGCTCACCCACGTCGACGAGGCGCTGCTCGTCTCGACGCCGGCGCGGGACGCGCTCGGCGACACCGACAAGACCCGACAGGTGGCTGACCGTCTCGGCGTGACGGTGGCCGGTGCCGCGATCACGCGCGCCGACCCGGACGC is drawn from Halobellus limi and contains these coding sequences:
- a CDS encoding CPBP family intramembrane glutamic endopeptidase is translated as MASDARSLPIDDPRTHLRAIGGALVVVLLVVLVASIAVSLGYPLLDAAGIGRESALGLALQSAFQFVGFGVAGVGYLVVTDQTDLVPTRYPTRRDLKWLVGGFAGLLALYVGATAVLGALGIQGADSAIVDQGSGQPVYFLYLIPVTILLVGPTEELIFRGIVQGQFRRAYGTPIAVAAASAVFAAVHLSSYSGDGLLATLGTVLVLGGVLGVVYEKSENLVVPAVVHGLFNTVQFAAVYATTTGLVG
- a CDS encoding DUF6276 family protein — encoded protein: MTTHCEVCDRPLVRVAVPSDLREHAPEGAATVGTCPRCLRTYPTADDEGSEPDGEAKLPAAIPDGDGGVALLLALALLDSLATNRAAIQSLVEHAEASGADVFLTLDRLAADESVDPHVDLERRRRQLVSLLD
- a CDS encoding class I fructose-bisphosphate aldolase, translating into MKDIEESPITRNGNSLILAYDHGTEHGPVDFEPMPASADPTHVFDVGRHDAVTAIALQKGLAEYYRLWETENDVEGGAPLLVKLNGNSNLAAREDYYSPKQCSVRYAVEELDAAAIGYTMYAGSVHEDEMWTDFREVQEAARDYGVPVVLWSYPRGRGIQENEEYTGQTDPDVVAYGARLGLELGADVVKCKYPGSQEGWQALEDVVGELKTVMSGGSKRSDEAFLDDVSSTLEVGGNGLAVGRNIFQRENPEPLLDKLETVIFEDESA
- the prf1 gene encoding peptide chain release factor aRF-1: MSTDAEEMSDDRRKYEFRKVIEELKEYEGSGTQLVTIYIPPDKQISDVVAHVTQEHSEASNIKSKQTRTNVQDALTSIKDRLRYYDTYPPDNGIVIFSGAVDAGGGQTDMVTRTLESPPEPVQSFRYHCDSNFLTQPLEDMLTDKGLFGLIVLDRREANVGWLKGKRVEPVKSASSLVPGKQRKGGQSAQRFARLRLEAIDNFYQEIAGMADDLFVPKRHEMDGILVGGPSPTKDEFLDGDYLHHELQDLVVGKFDVSYTDESGLHDLVDAAQDVLADQEVMKDKAEMEEFFENLHTGEEATYGFGPTRKNLMMGSVDRLLLSEDLRSDVVIYECPNGHEEYEVVDSRHSDPDHVCSECGEEAEKVDRDDVIDHLMSIAEQRGTETKFISTDFEKGEQLHDAFGGIAGILRYSTGV